A single region of the Sphingomonas sp. LY29 genome encodes:
- a CDS encoding dipeptidase, whose translation MRHLLLLSALLLAMPATAQTIDARTKARIDRILKRTPLIDGHNDLPYALREDYGLKVEGLAAGTDSRTPPLMTDMARLRVGRVGGQFWSVYIQGTVVGDEAIRQTIEQIDAAKRLIAAYPDDLEQARTADDIVRIHRRGRIASMFGVEGGRQIGGSMATLRRFHDLGVRYMTLTHNQTTEWADSATDEPKHKGLSSFGLTVVKEMNRLGMLVDLSHVSPDVMRQAIAASRAPVIFSHSSAGGISPHPRNVPDDVLQLLPANDGVVMVTIVPGFISKDVWAWSANRAGEEARLGQIHRASKAAVADGLKAWELANPRPPTDVRLVADHIEHVARVAGHDHVGIGGDYDGIPYTPTGLEGVEDYPNIFAELIRRGWSDANLAKLAGGNVLRALRRAEAVSASMKDVPPAIDELR comes from the coding sequence ATGCGTCACCTGCTGCTGCTGTCCGCCCTCCTGCTCGCCATGCCCGCCACGGCGCAGACGATCGACGCCCGGACCAAGGCGCGGATCGATCGCATCCTCAAACGCACCCCGCTAATCGACGGGCACAACGATCTGCCCTACGCCCTGAGAGAGGACTATGGGTTAAAGGTCGAGGGCCTTGCCGCGGGCACCGACTCCCGGACGCCGCCGCTGATGACCGACATGGCGCGGCTTCGCGTCGGCCGCGTCGGCGGCCAATTCTGGTCCGTTTATATCCAAGGCACCGTCGTCGGCGACGAGGCGATCCGCCAGACGATCGAACAGATCGATGCGGCGAAGCGGCTGATCGCCGCCTATCCCGATGACCTTGAGCAGGCCCGCACCGCCGACGACATCGTCCGCATCCACCGACGCGGCCGGATTGCGTCGATGTTCGGGGTGGAGGGCGGGCGCCAGATCGGCGGGTCGATGGCCACGTTGCGCCGCTTCCACGATCTGGGCGTGCGCTACATGACGTTGACCCACAACCAGACCACCGAGTGGGCCGACAGCGCGACCGACGAGCCGAAGCATAAGGGCCTCTCGTCGTTTGGACTGACGGTGGTCAAGGAAATGAACCGGCTCGGCATGCTTGTCGACCTCAGCCACGTCTCGCCCGATGTCATGCGCCAGGCGATCGCCGCGAGCCGAGCGCCGGTCATCTTTTCGCACAGCTCGGCGGGGGGCATTTCGCCGCACCCGCGCAACGTGCCCGACGACGTATTGCAGCTGCTGCCCGCCAATGACGGCGTCGTCATGGTGACGATCGTCCCCGGCTTCATTTCGAAGGACGTATGGGCCTGGTCGGCCAACCGCGCCGGTGAGGAAGCCCGGCTTGGTCAGATCCACCGCGCCAGCAAGGCCGCAGTGGCGGACGGGCTCAAGGCGTGGGAATTGGCCAACCCCCGCCCTCCCACCGACGTCCGGCTGGTCGCCGACCACATTGAACATGTCGCCCGCGTTGCCGGCCATGACCATGTTGGCATCGGCGGGGATTATGACGGCATTCCCTACACCCCGACGGGTCTCGAAGGTGTCGAGGATTATCCCAATATCTTCGCCGAGCTCATTCGCCGCGGATGGAGCGACGCCAACCTTGCCAAACTGGCGGGCGGGAATGTTCTTCGCGCGCTGCGGCGGGCCGAAGCGGTGTCGGCATCGATGAAGGACGTGCCCCCGGCAATCGACGAACTTCGCTGA
- a CDS encoding S9 family peptidase, with protein sequence MNRLVLAALFAGVAASPAFAQVAKPAALTADGVPAVPDALAAASRPYMEARAAGFAGWNARDRSMLISTRFGNVSQLHRVAGPGMDRRQISFEVEPLGGSWSPTGDTLVVSKDNGGDEFFQIYTLTDGKLTLLTAGGKSRNGLSGWSHDGKLIGFSSTERNGTDSDLYVMDPRDPKTKRRVAEVKGGGWGIADFEPGNRRAVVVEYVSVTKSNPYLLDLASGKMTPIGDHSKAIAYGGGQFAPNGTLWVTSDENSDVQRLGRLDLATGRFTPISATGKWDVDGFDISEDGRTIAFVTNEAGIDRLSLMDVASGRIRRVENIPAGTIGGLEFAPWGTLGLSLNSAKSPTDAYSLDPQSLKLTRWTQSETGGLDPNVNVEPQLVEVKSFDGETVSGFLYRPDPRKFPGKRPLIVNIHGGPEGQSRPGFQGRNNYLLNEQGIAIFYPNVRGSTGYGKRFVSLDNGPFKREDSVKDIGAYLTRLKADPALDAGRFAVTGGSYGGYMCYASAIAYADTFKGALCNVAISNFVTFLENTQSYRRDLRRVEYGDERDPAQRAKLMDISPLRRISEIKAPLFVVQGANDPRVPKTEADQIVAAVRKQGGTAWYLVGENEGHGFAKKENQDYLFWNTLMFWDQTLLKK encoded by the coding sequence ATGAACCGTCTCGTCCTTGCCGCGCTGTTTGCCGGCGTCGCCGCCTCGCCTGCCTTCGCTCAAGTCGCCAAGCCCGCCGCGCTGACCGCCGACGGCGTCCCCGCCGTTCCCGACGCGCTTGCCGCCGCCAGCCGCCCCTACATGGAAGCGCGCGCGGCCGGGTTCGCCGGATGGAATGCGCGCGACCGCTCGATGCTGATCTCGACCCGTTTCGGCAACGTCAGCCAGCTTCACCGCGTTGCCGGTCCAGGCATGGATCGCCGCCAGATCAGCTTCGAAGTCGAACCGCTGGGCGGAAGCTGGTCCCCGACCGGCGACACGCTGGTCGTCAGCAAGGACAATGGCGGCGACGAATTCTTCCAGATCTACACGCTCACCGACGGCAAGCTGACGCTGCTGACCGCGGGCGGGAAAAGCCGCAACGGCCTCAGCGGCTGGAGCCATGACGGCAAGCTGATCGGGTTCAGCTCGACCGAGCGCAACGGCACCGACAGCGACCTCTACGTGATGGATCCGCGTGACCCCAAGACCAAGCGCCGCGTCGCCGAGGTCAAGGGCGGCGGCTGGGGTATCGCCGACTTCGAGCCTGGCAACCGCCGCGCGGTCGTCGTCGAATATGTTTCGGTCACCAAATCGAATCCGTACCTGCTCGACCTCGCCAGCGGAAAGATGACCCCGATCGGCGATCATTCGAAGGCGATCGCCTACGGCGGCGGTCAGTTCGCACCCAACGGGACGCTGTGGGTCACCTCGGACGAGAATAGTGACGTCCAGCGTCTCGGCCGCCTCGACCTCGCCACCGGCCGCTTCACGCCGATCTCGGCGACCGGTAAATGGGACGTCGACGGCTTCGACATCAGCGAAGACGGCCGCACCATCGCCTTCGTCACCAACGAAGCGGGCATCGACCGCCTGTCACTGATGGACGTCGCCAGCGGCCGCATCCGCCGCGTCGAGAATATTCCCGCCGGCACTATCGGCGGCTTGGAATTCGCGCCGTGGGGGACGCTCGGTCTTTCGCTCAACTCGGCCAAGTCGCCGACCGATGCCTATTCGCTCGATCCGCAGTCGCTCAAACTGACCCGCTGGACGCAGAGCGAAACCGGCGGACTCGACCCCAACGTCAATGTCGAGCCGCAACTGGTCGAGGTGAAGAGCTTCGACGGCGAAACCGTGTCGGGCTTCCTCTACCGCCCCGACCCGCGCAAATTCCCGGGCAAGCGTCCGCTGATCGTCAACATCCACGGCGGCCCCGAAGGCCAGTCCCGTCCCGGGTTCCAAGGCCGCAACAATTACCTGCTTAACGAGCAGGGGATCGCGATCTTCTATCCGAACGTGCGCGGCTCGACCGGCTATGGCAAGCGCTTCGTCAGCCTCGACAACGGCCCGTTCAAGCGCGAGGATTCGGTCAAGGACATTGGCGCCTACCTCACCCGGCTGAAGGCCGACCCCGCGCTCGACGCCGGCCGGTTCGCGGTCACTGGCGGCAGCTACGGCGGCTACATGTGCTACGCCTCGGCCATCGCCTATGCCGACACTTTCAAGGGCGCCTTGTGCAACGTCGCGATCAGCAACTTCGTGACCTTCCTTGAGAACACGCAAAGCTATCGCCGCGACCTTCGCCGGGTCGAATATGGCGACGAGCGCGATCCCGCGCAGCGTGCCAAGCTGATGGACATCTCGCCGCTCCGCCGCATCTCGGAGATCAAGGCGCCGCTATTCGTGGTGCAGGGCGCCAACGACCCGCGCGTGCCGAAGACCGAGGCCGACCAGATTGTCGCCGCGGTCCGCAAGCAGGGCGGCACTGCCTGGTACCTCGTCGGCGAAAATGAAGGCCACGGGTTCGCCAAGAAGGAAAACCAGGACTATCTGTTCTGGAACACCCTCATGTTCTGGGACCAGACCCTGCTCAAGAAATGA
- a CDS encoding MBL fold metallo-hydrolase: MTDAPIPPLRAAIIPVTPLQQNCSLIWCTETMRGAFVDPGGDIDKLTAAATQVGVTIEKILITHGHIDHCGSAGILAEQLGVPIEGPQEEDRFWIARLDEDGAAYGVVGKPFEPDRWLEDGDQVTVGKLTFDVAHTPGHTPGHVVFHNPASKLALVGDVLFAGSIGRTDFPRGDHQALLDSVVQKLWPMGDDTHFIPGHGPTSTFARERASNPFVGNAVLGAPAS, from the coding sequence ATGACCGACGCCCCCATCCCCCCGCTCCGCGCCGCGATCATCCCGGTGACCCCGCTGCAGCAGAATTGCAGCCTGATCTGGTGCACCGAGACGATGCGCGGCGCGTTCGTCGATCCCGGCGGGGACATCGACAAGCTGACCGCGGCCGCTACGCAGGTTGGGGTCACGATCGAGAAGATCCTGATCACCCACGGCCATATCGACCATTGTGGCTCGGCGGGAATCCTCGCCGAGCAGCTTGGCGTGCCAATCGAGGGGCCGCAAGAGGAAGACCGCTTCTGGATCGCCCGGCTCGACGAGGATGGCGCCGCCTACGGCGTCGTCGGCAAGCCGTTCGAGCCCGATCGCTGGCTGGAGGATGGCGACCAGGTCACCGTGGGCAAGCTGACCTTCGACGTCGCCCACACGCCGGGCCATACGCCCGGCCACGTCGTCTTCCACAACCCGGCTTCGAAGCTCGCGCTGGTCGGCGACGTGCTGTTCGCCGGATCGATCGGCCGCACCGACTTCCCGCGCGGCGACCATCAGGCGCTGCTCGATTCGGTCGTGCAGAAGCTCTGGCCGATGGGCGACGACACCCACTTCATTCCCGGCCACGGCCCGACCTCGACCTTCGCCCGCGAGAGGGCGAGCAATCCGTTCGTGGGCAACGCGGTATTGGGCGCGCCAGCGTCCTAG
- the rpmF gene encoding 50S ribosomal protein L32, with product MAVPKRKTSPSKRNMRRSHHALSPVNFQECSNCGELKLPHNLCSACGHYNGREIVSTDA from the coding sequence ATGGCCGTCCCTAAAAGAAAAACGTCGCCGTCGAAGCGCAACATGCGCCGCAGCCACCATGCGCTGTCGCCTGTGAACTTCCAGGAATGCTCGAACTGCGGCGAACTGAAGCTTCCGCACAATCTCTGTTCGGCCTGCGGCCACTACAACGGCCGCGAGATCGTTTCGACCGACGCCTAA
- the plsX gene encoding phosphate acyltransferase PlsX gives MALSPRIAIDAMGGDIGPTVIVGGMARARRKDRSLSFDLYGDEALIAPELAKHRPLAEAVTIHHTTDSIDSSEKPSQAIRRAKTTSMGLAINAVKEGRANAALSAGNTGALMAMAKLALRTMPGIDRPALAALLPTMNHDLVMLDLGANTECDAQNLVQFAVMGAAYSRSVFGVAKPRVKLLNIGTEELKGTGELKEAAALLREASYLPLRFDGFTEGDKLSRGDVDVVVTDGFSGNIALKTAEGTARFVTDLLRRAFTSSLRSKAGFALSKPALNLLKVHLDPNNHNGAVFLGLNGLVVKSHGGANVKGIANAIAVAASLVKNDITRKIGEDLDNFRAHAFNDEPAE, from the coding sequence GTGGCGTTAAGCCCGCGAATCGCGATCGACGCCATGGGTGGGGACATCGGGCCGACGGTCATCGTCGGCGGGATGGCCCGCGCCCGGCGCAAGGACCGCAGCTTAAGCTTCGACCTTTACGGTGACGAAGCGCTGATCGCACCCGAACTCGCCAAGCACCGTCCGCTGGCCGAGGCGGTGACGATCCACCACACCACCGATTCGATCGATTCGAGCGAGAAGCCCAGCCAGGCGATCCGCCGGGCCAAGACCACTTCGATGGGCTTGGCGATCAACGCGGTGAAAGAAGGGCGCGCCAACGCGGCCCTCTCGGCCGGAAACACCGGCGCGCTGATGGCGATGGCCAAGCTTGCGCTCCGCACCATGCCCGGCATCGACCGGCCCGCGCTCGCGGCGCTGCTGCCGACGATGAATCACGACCTCGTCATGCTCGACCTCGGCGCCAACACCGAGTGCGATGCCCAGAACCTGGTCCAGTTCGCGGTCATGGGCGCCGCCTATTCGCGCAGCGTGTTCGGCGTCGCCAAGCCGCGCGTGAAGCTGCTCAACATCGGCACCGAGGAACTCAAGGGCACCGGCGAGCTGAAAGAGGCCGCCGCGCTGTTGCGCGAGGCGAGCTATCTTCCGCTTCGTTTCGACGGCTTCACCGAAGGCGACAAATTGTCGCGCGGCGACGTCGACGTGGTCGTGACCGACGGCTTCTCGGGCAACATCGCGCTCAAGACCGCCGAAGGGACCGCGCGCTTCGTCACTGACCTGCTGCGCCGCGCCTTTACCTCGTCGCTGCGCTCGAAGGCCGGCTTCGCGCTGTCGAAGCCCGCGCTCAATCTGCTCAAGGTCCACCTCGACCCCAACAACCACAATGGCGCGGTCTTCCTCGGCCTCAACGGCCTGGTGGTGAAAAGCCATGGTGGCGCCAACGTGAAGGGCATCGCCAATGCGATCGCGGTCGCGGCGTCGCTGGTGAAGAACGACATCACACGCAAGATCGGCGAGGATCTCGACAACTTCCGCGCCCATGCCTTCAACGACGAGCCGGCTGAATGA
- a CDS encoding beta-ketoacyl-ACP synthase III has product MTLRSVVMGTGSALPARRVDNAELAEQVDTSDEWIVERTGIRTRYIAGEGETTATLGADAARRALEAAGIAATDIDLIVLATATPDQTFPATATKVQTMLGIGDCIAFDVAAVCSGFLYALSVADSMIRGGSARRALVIGSETFSRILDWEDRTTCVLFGDGAGAIVLEGQDGESGILSTKLHADGRHNQLLFVDGGPSTTGTVGKLRMKGREVFRHAVTNLAAVLNEVLGDAGLTPADVDWVVPHQANARILDATAKKLGLSPDKVIVTVDRHANTSAASVPLALDVAVKDGRIKRGDLLVLEAMGGGFTWGAAAIRY; this is encoded by the coding sequence ATGACCCTTCGATCCGTGGTGATGGGAACCGGGTCTGCGCTACCCGCGCGCCGTGTCGACAACGCCGAACTGGCCGAGCAAGTCGATACGTCCGACGAGTGGATCGTCGAGCGCACCGGAATCCGCACGCGCTACATCGCCGGTGAAGGCGAGACCACCGCGACGCTTGGGGCAGACGCCGCCCGCCGCGCGCTTGAGGCCGCTGGAATCGCCGCGACCGACATCGATCTGATCGTGCTGGCCACCGCCACACCCGACCAGACCTTTCCCGCCACCGCGACCAAGGTGCAGACGATGCTGGGCATCGGCGATTGCATCGCGTTCGACGTCGCCGCGGTCTGCTCGGGTTTCCTTTACGCGCTTTCGGTCGCAGATTCGATGATCCGCGGGGGAAGCGCCCGCCGCGCGCTCGTGATCGGTTCGGAAACTTTCAGCCGCATCCTCGACTGGGAAGATCGCACCACCTGTGTCCTGTTCGGCGACGGGGCCGGCGCGATCGTCCTTGAAGGCCAGGACGGCGAATCGGGCATCCTTTCGACCAAGCTCCACGCCGACGGCCGTCACAATCAATTGCTGTTCGTCGACGGCGGCCCCTCCACCACCGGCACCGTCGGCAAGCTGCGCATGAAGGGCCGCGAGGTCTTCCGTCACGCGGTCACGAACCTCGCCGCCGTGCTTAACGAAGTGCTTGGCGACGCCGGCCTCACGCCCGCCGATGTCGACTGGGTCGTCCCGCACCAGGCCAATGCGCGGATTCTCGACGCGACCGCCAAGAAACTTGGCTTGTCGCCCGACAAGGTGATCGTCACGGTCGACCGCCACGCCAACACCTCCGCCGCCTCGGTGCCGCTGGCGCTCGACGTCGCAGTGAAGGATGGGCGAATCAAGCGCGGCGACCTGTTGGTGCTGGAAGCGATGGGCGGTGGCTTTACGTGGGGCGCTGCCGCAATCCGATATTGA
- a CDS encoding integration host factor subunit alpha produces the protein MADAGIARSHPGLQSGTLTRADLSDIVHNRLGLSRAESAGVVERILYHMCHSLSEGQNVKISGFGTFILRDKGERIGRNPKTGVEVPIAPRRVMTFRASQIMRDRIAK, from the coding sequence ATGGCAGACGCGGGGATTGCCCGTTCGCATCCGGGACTGCAGTCGGGGACGCTGACGCGGGCCGACCTTTCGGACATCGTTCACAACCGCCTGGGCCTGTCGCGCGCCGAGAGCGCCGGCGTGGTCGAACGCATTCTCTATCACATGTGCCATTCGCTCAGCGAAGGCCAGAACGTGAAGATCTCCGGCTTCGGCACCTTCATCCTGCGCGACAAGGGCGAACGGATCGGGCGCAATCCGAAGACCGGCGTCGAAGTGCCGATCGCGCCGCGGCGGGTGATGACCTTCCGCGCCAGCCAGATCATGCGCGACCGAATCGCGAAGTAG
- a CDS encoding MerR family transcriptional regulator, producing the protein MDSGGKAPDAFRTIGELSAELGVAQHILRYWETKFPALKPLQRAGNRRYYRPADVALARRIHRLLNEQGFTVKGAQKALQGDDEPVHVPAPVAAAPVAPAPSVAAKVAPGIDRNRLIAIRNSLAAALAE; encoded by the coding sequence GTGGACAGCGGCGGCAAGGCGCCGGATGCGTTTCGCACCATCGGCGAACTGAGTGCGGAGCTTGGCGTCGCGCAGCACATCCTGCGCTATTGGGAAACCAAGTTTCCAGCGCTCAAGCCGCTGCAGCGCGCCGGCAATCGGCGTTATTATCGCCCCGCCGACGTCGCGCTCGCGCGGCGGATACATCGTCTGCTCAACGAGCAGGGATTCACCGTCAAGGGCGCCCAGAAGGCGCTGCAGGGCGATGACGAGCCTGTCCACGTGCCTGCTCCGGTGGCCGCGGCGCCGGTTGCTCCAGCACCGTCAGTCGCGGCGAAGGTCGCTCCCGGGATCGACCGCAACCGCCTGATCGCGATCCGCAACTCGCTCGCCGCCGCGCTCGCCGAATAG
- a CDS encoding ATP-dependent DNA helicase codes for MAVPLPLPSLHATHAGIWIAERGAVREVPRGQAIGRLAETPHILLNAPLVGQRLGTPEVSGLDLLELFAFIHPARFAVPTVAGMARAVGVEPPARDEEAAPTLIAIADALLATLDNPHWPEREGAWTANATLARLGWPWAPLIGARLAQPERGERMLFTRLPQWEEGAERPPPRTLSIPVGEARSALGRLTGKGAEPREGQAAMAESVASIFSPRRAAGEPNMLLAEAGTGIGKTLAYLAPASLWADRAGGTVWVSTYTKALQRQLDAEGHKLFPDAAERKKRIVVRKGRENYLCLLNLEDAMQGAFLGRAAILAHLVGRWAAYSKDGDMVGGDLPGWLPSLFRRAGATALTDRRGECVYAGCPHYRKCFIERAERAGREADIVIANHALVMVNAARGRPDAPTRILFDEGHHLFDAADSTFSAALTGQEAIELRRWIVGPEGKSRGRRRGLSARLLDVCSYDDQGNEALDAAVEAARALPSDGWLQRLSEGDPFGPVEKLLHEVRGTVYARSKAQEAGYGLETELAEPDGALIAAAAGALEALDALARPLAELSRRLEAILEDAPDWLDSAARARVEGAISGLTWRRETLAAWIALLGRIGSSPDPDFVDWLAIDRVEGREYDMGLHRHWLDPTRPLAKAVLEPAHGVLVTSATLRGAEGWPSAEARSGAAHLAGKAGHFEAASPFDYGAQSEVLVVTDLPRGDLAALAGAYARLIQAAGGGTLGLFTAIQRLRGVHARIADRLARAGLPLLAQHVDPIDTGTLVDIFRDDPRSSLLGTDALRDGVDVPGESLRLVVMERVPWPRPTVLHAARRLAGGGSAYDDRLVRARLAQGFGRLIRRQGDRGLFVILSSAMPSRLLTAFPPEVSVSRLPLDAALARVRQRLFGERGGERVADRDQAVAVDPGSDLRRD; via the coding sequence GTGGCCGTTCCTTTGCCTCTTCCGTCCCTCCATGCAACCCATGCCGGCATCTGGATTGCCGAGCGTGGCGCGGTGCGCGAGGTGCCGCGCGGGCAGGCGATCGGCCGGCTGGCGGAGACGCCGCATATCCTGCTTAACGCGCCGCTGGTCGGGCAGCGGCTGGGCACGCCCGAGGTATCGGGTCTCGACCTGCTCGAACTATTCGCCTTCATCCATCCCGCGCGGTTCGCGGTTCCGACCGTCGCCGGCATGGCGCGCGCGGTCGGAGTCGAGCCGCCCGCGCGCGACGAAGAGGCTGCGCCCACGCTGATCGCGATAGCCGACGCACTGCTGGCGACGCTCGACAATCCGCACTGGCCCGAACGCGAGGGGGCGTGGACCGCCAATGCCACGTTGGCGCGACTGGGCTGGCCATGGGCGCCGCTGATCGGTGCGCGGCTGGCCCAGCCCGAGCGCGGTGAGCGGATGCTATTCACGCGGCTGCCGCAGTGGGAGGAAGGCGCCGAACGCCCGCCGCCGCGGACGCTGTCGATCCCGGTCGGCGAGGCGCGCAGCGCGCTAGGACGGCTCACGGGTAAGGGTGCCGAGCCGCGCGAGGGGCAGGCGGCGATGGCCGAATCAGTCGCCTCGATCTTTTCGCCGCGCCGGGCGGCGGGCGAGCCGAACATGCTGCTCGCCGAGGCGGGCACGGGCATCGGTAAGACATTGGCCTATTTGGCGCCGGCGTCGCTGTGGGCGGACCGTGCCGGCGGGACGGTGTGGGTGTCGACCTACACCAAGGCGCTGCAGCGCCAGCTCGATGCCGAGGGGCACAAGCTGTTTCCCGACGCCGCGGAGCGCAAGAAGCGGATCGTCGTCCGCAAAGGGCGAGAGAATTACCTTTGCCTGCTCAACTTGGAAGACGCGATGCAGGGCGCGTTTCTCGGGCGCGCGGCGATCCTGGCGCATCTGGTCGGGCGGTGGGCGGCGTACAGCAAGGACGGCGACATGGTCGGAGGCGACCTGCCCGGCTGGCTCCCCAGCCTGTTCCGCCGGGCGGGAGCGACCGCGCTGACCGACCGTCGCGGCGAGTGCGTCTATGCCGGCTGCCCGCATTATCGGAAGTGCTTCATCGAGCGCGCCGAGCGGGCGGGACGCGAGGCCGACATCGTCATCGCCAACCATGCGCTGGTGATGGTCAATGCGGCACGCGGACGGCCCGACGCGCCGACGCGGATCCTGTTCGACGAAGGCCATCACCTGTTCGATGCCGCCGATTCGACCTTTTCCGCGGCGCTGACCGGGCAGGAAGCGATCGAGCTTCGTCGCTGGATCGTCGGCCCCGAAGGAAAGTCGCGTGGCAGACGGCGCGGGCTATCGGCGCGGTTGCTCGACGTCTGTTCGTACGACGACCAGGGCAACGAGGCACTCGACGCGGCGGTCGAGGCGGCGCGGGCACTGCCGTCCGATGGCTGGCTGCAGCGCTTGTCGGAGGGCGATCCGTTCGGGCCAGTTGAAAAGCTGCTGCACGAGGTTCGCGGCACGGTCTACGCGCGGTCGAAGGCGCAGGAAGCGGGCTATGGGCTGGAAACCGAGTTGGCCGAACCCGACGGCGCGCTGATCGCGGCGGCGGCGGGCGCGCTGGAGGCGCTCGACGCGCTGGCGCGGCCTCTCGCTGAGCTTTCGCGGCGGTTGGAAGCGATCCTCGAGGATGCGCCCGACTGGCTCGATTCGGCGGCGCGGGCACGGGTTGAGGGGGCGATCAGCGGGCTGACCTGGAGGCGCGAAACGCTCGCGGCGTGGATCGCTCTGCTTGGGCGGATCGGATCGTCGCCCGACCCCGATTTCGTCGACTGGCTGGCGATCGACCGGGTCGAAGGGCGCGAATATGACATGGGGCTTCATCGTCACTGGCTCGATCCGACGCGGCCGTTGGCGAAGGCGGTGCTTGAGCCCGCGCATGGGGTACTGGTTACGTCGGCGACGTTGCGCGGAGCCGAGGGCTGGCCAAGCGCCGAAGCGCGAAGTGGCGCCGCGCATCTGGCGGGCAAGGCCGGGCATTTCGAAGCCGCGAGCCCGTTCGATTATGGCGCGCAGTCCGAAGTGCTGGTGGTTACCGACCTGCCGCGCGGCGACCTTGCCGCATTGGCGGGGGCTTATGCGCGGCTAATCCAGGCGGCGGGGGGCGGGACATTGGGCCTCTTCACTGCGATCCAGCGATTGCGCGGGGTGCATGCGCGGATTGCCGACCGGCTGGCGCGGGCGGGCCTGCCGCTATTGGCGCAGCACGTCGATCCGATCGACACCGGGACGCTCGTCGACATCTTCCGCGACGACCCGCGCTCATCGTTGCTCGGCACTGACGCGCTTCGCGACGGGGTCGACGTGCCGGGTGAGTCGCTGCGACTGGTGGTGATGGAGCGGGTGCCGTGGCCGCGGCCGACCGTGCTTCATGCGGCGCGGCGTCTGGCAGGCGGGGGCAGCGCCTATGACGACCGGCTGGTTCGGGCGCGACTGGCACAAGGGTTCGGCCGACTGATCCGCCGACAGGGCGATCGCGGCCTGTTCGTGATTTTGTCGAGCGCGATGCCATCGCGACTGCTGACGGCGTTTCCGCCCGAAGTATCGGTGTCACGCCTGCCGCTCGACGCGGCGCTGGCGCGGGTTCGTCAGCGCCTATTCGGCGAGCGCGGCGGCGAGCGAGTTGCGGATCGCGATCAGGCGGTTGCGGTCGATCCCGGGAGCGACCTTCGCCGCGACTGA